A section of the Schistosoma haematobium chromosome ZW, whole genome shotgun sequence genome encodes:
- a CDS encoding hypothetical protein (EggNog:ENOG4101MZM), protein MLEELNIGDLNDVHNDNKTGKWTSSNDRSRLSRYRESYCSDVDLLPSLCTKVTVDIHQDNINNSDFIHLARKNYEPLRNSDRDNVKVVNNNSGSDDKSDDDYNDEENLMNWLLKQFRENGLDYNDNNLKNDDLEKIDAFNYVKRLNHKTSTIPHNLPIDDSNSSISSYQATIDSKKSKTQNEHLLSNNNNNFSKEQFGHKQYHHFPRMYPPVRDSSVESRKLCQRNKSNNSIMTTATTTTTTNPPIESVNSTMLKTINNTKHQCQLINGLFHQITKKLTCLHEFDKQVINELQNASQIISDLQKTIKFSESSLLNSLHYQLNEHFCQPKIFKTEFYKTTNNFKKKTGIKDFSKKKIYNLDENLKRSIIDEQQSYPVYSSKLDCRSPAEKNPVKQDDWKSPITEKNERHSTQRKFTESPWGPVSVQQAKKLTKDFDQCPKVIGQNNNNRKNNHLITNDNYSKWLKSSKSSMSNNNLDKLNESIYQTNDVTDKKYNLSNERYFSQLTLPIYSTFSSTKSNTVYLNTSKEFNVSESNSNKFTTTKGIQSLFRLPFKRKASTPGPNIQFVEHPLKSHGRSASLAQLNTSSENPSVMSVSNDQLNKSTNKLNVPYIKPLLLKELSKI, encoded by the exons ATGCTTGAAGAACTAAATATTGGTGATTTAAATGATGTGcacaatgataataaaacaGGAAAATGGACTTCATCCAATGATCGGAGTAGATTATCACGTTATCGTGAAAGTTATTGTTCTGATGTGGATTTACTGCCCTCACTGTGCACAAAAGtaacagttgatattcatcaagataatattaataatagtgattttattcacttagctCGGAAAAATTATGAACCATTAAGAAATAGTGATAGAGATAACGTTAAGGTAGTTAACAATAATAGCGGCAGTGATGATAAGAGTGATGATGATTATAATGATGAAGAGAATCTTATGAACTGGTTACTGAAACAGTTTAGGGAGAATGGTTTAGATTACAATGACAATAACTTAAAAAATGATGACTTAGAGAAAATCGATGCATTTAATTATGTGAAGCGATTAAATCACAAAACATCAACTATCCCACATAATCTACCAATAGATGATTCTAATTCATCTATTTCAAGTTATCAAGCTACAATCGattcaaagaaatcaaaaacACAAAATGAGCACTtattgagtaataataataataattttagtaaAGAACAATTTGGTCATAAACAATATCATCATTTTCCTCGCATGTATCCACCTGTCAGAGATTCATCAGTCGAGTCTAGAAAGTTGTGCCAAAGGAataaatcaaacaattcaataatgacaacagcaacaacaaccacaacaacTAACCCACCTATAGAAtcagtgaattcaactatgctaaaaacaataaacaatacaaaacatCAATGTCAACTTATCAATGGTTTATTTCATCAAATAACTAAAAAGTTG ACTTGTTTACATGAATTCGACAAGCAAGTTATTAATGAACTTCAAAATGCTAGCCAAATCATAAGTGATTtacaaaaaacaataaaattttctGAATCTTCATTATTGAACTCATTACATTATCaattaaatgaacatttttgtcaacctaaaatatttaaaacagaATTTTAtaaaactacaaataattttaaaaagaaaactggAATAAAAGAtttttctaaaaagaaaatttataatTTAGATGAAAATTTGAAAAGATCAATTATAGATGAACAACAATCATATCCAGTATATAGTTCAAAATTAGATTGTCGATCACCTGCGGAAAAG AATCCAGTTAAACAGGATGACTGGAAAAGTCCTATTACAGAGAAAAATGAACGTCATTCAACACAAAGAAAATTCACAGAATCACCATGGGGACCAGTATCAGTTCAACAAGcaaaaaaattaacaaaagaTTTTGATCAATGCCCGAAAGTCATTGGTCAAAACAATAACAATCGTAAAAATAATCACCTTATAACAAATGATAATTATTCGAAATGGTTAAAATCTTCGAAATCTTCaatgagtaataataatttagataaATTGAATGAATCTATTTATCAAACTAATGATGTAACTGATAAAAAGTATAATTTGTCAAATGAACGATATTTTAGCCAATTAACTTTACCAATCTATTCAACTTTTTCCAGTACTAAATCAAATACAGTCTATTTGAATACATCTAaagaatttaatgtttcagaGAGTAATTCAAACAAATTCACCACAACCAAAGGTATTCAATCTTTGTTTAGATTACCATTTAAAAGAAAAGCAAGTACACCTGGACCGAATATTCAATTTGTAGAACACCCATTAAAATCTCATGGACGTTCGGCTAGTTTAGCTCAATTGAATACATCAAGTGAAAATCCATCTGTTATGTCTGTATCAAATGATCAATTGAATAAAAGTACTAATAAATTAAACGTACCATATATTAAACCTTTACTACTTAAAGAATTGTCGAAAATTTGA
- a CDS encoding hypothetical protein (EggNog:ENOG4101MZM), which translates to MMCTMIIKQENGLHPMIGVDYHVIVKVIVLMWIYCPHCAQNDFIHLARKNYEPLRNSDRDNVKVVNNNSGSDDKSDDDYNDEENLMNWLLKQFRENGLDYNDNNLKNDDLEKIDAFNYVKRLNHKTSTIPHNLPIDDSNSSISSYQATIDSKKSKTQNEHLLSNNNNNFSKEQFGHKQYHHFPRMYPPVRDSSVESRKLCQRNKSNNSIMTTATTTTTTNPPIESVNSTMLKTINNTKHQCQLINGLFHQITKKLTCLHEFDKQVINELQNASQIISDLQKTIKFSESSLLNSLHYQLNEHFCQPKIFKTEFYKTTNNFKKKTGIKDFSKKKIYNLDENLKRSIIDEQQSYPVYSSKLDCRSPAEKNPVKQDDWKSPITEKNERHSTQRKFTESPWGPVSVQQAKKLTKDFDQCPKVIGQNNNNRKNNHLITNDNYSKWLKSSKSSMSNNNLDKLNESIYQTNDVTDKKYNLSNERYFSQLTLPIYSTFSSTKSNTVYLNTSKEFNVSESNSNKFTTTKGIQSLFRLPFKRKASTPGPNIQFVEHPLKSHGRSASLAQLNTSSENPSVMSVSNDQLNKSTNKLNVPYIKPLLLKELSKI; encoded by the exons ATGATGTGcacaatgataataaaacaGGAAAATGGACTTCATCCAATGATCGGAGTAGATTATCACGTTATCGTGAAAGTTATTGTTCTGATGTGGATTTACTGCCCTCACTGTGCACAAAA tgattttattcacttagctCGGAAAAATTATGAACCATTAAGAAATAGTGATAGAGATAACGTTAAGGTAGTTAACAATAATAGCGGCAGTGATGATAAGAGTGATGATGATTATAATGATGAAGAGAATCTTATGAACTGGTTACTGAAACAGTTTAGGGAGAATGGTTTAGATTACAATGACAATAACTTAAAAAATGATGACTTAGAGAAAATCGATGCATTTAATTATGTGAAGCGATTAAATCACAAAACATCAACTATCCCACATAATCTACCAATAGATGATTCTAATTCATCTATTTCAAGTTATCAAGCTACAATCGattcaaagaaatcaaaaacACAAAATGAGCACTtattgagtaataataataataattttagtaaAGAACAATTTGGTCATAAACAATATCATCATTTTCCTCGCATGTATCCACCTGTCAGAGATTCATCAGTCGAGTCTAGAAAGTTGTGCCAAAGGAataaatcaaacaattcaataatgacaacagcaacaacaaccacaacaacTAACCCACCTATAGAAtcagtgaattcaactatgctaaaaacaataaacaatacaaaacatCAATGTCAACTTATCAATGGTTTATTTCATCAAATAACTAAAAAGTTG ACTTGTTTACATGAATTCGACAAGCAAGTTATTAATGAACTTCAAAATGCTAGCCAAATCATAAGTGATTtacaaaaaacaataaaattttctGAATCTTCATTATTGAACTCATTACATTATCaattaaatgaacatttttgtcaacctaaaatatttaaaacagaATTTTAtaaaactacaaataattttaaaaagaaaactggAATAAAAGAtttttctaaaaagaaaatttataatTTAGATGAAAATTTGAAAAGATCAATTATAGATGAACAACAATCATATCCAGTATATAGTTCAAAATTAGATTGTCGATCACCTGCGGAAAAG AATCCAGTTAAACAGGATGACTGGAAAAGTCCTATTACAGAGAAAAATGAACGTCATTCAACACAAAGAAAATTCACAGAATCACCATGGGGACCAGTATCAGTTCAACAAGcaaaaaaattaacaaaagaTTTTGATCAATGCCCGAAAGTCATTGGTCAAAACAATAACAATCGTAAAAATAATCACCTTATAACAAATGATAATTATTCGAAATGGTTAAAATCTTCGAAATCTTCaatgagtaataataatttagataaATTGAATGAATCTATTTATCAAACTAATGATGTAACTGATAAAAAGTATAATTTGTCAAATGAACGATATTTTAGCCAATTAACTTTACCAATCTATTCAACTTTTTCCAGTACTAAATCAAATACAGTCTATTTGAATACATCTAaagaatttaatgtttcagaGAGTAATTCAAACAAATTCACCACAACCAAAGGTATTCAATCTTTGTTTAGATTACCATTTAAAAGAAAAGCAAGTACACCTGGACCGAATATTCAATTTGTAGAACACCCATTAAAATCTCATGGACGTTCGGCTAGTTTAGCTCAATTGAATACATCAAGTGAAAATCCATCTGTTATGTCTGTATCAAATGATCAATTGAATAAAAGTACTAATAAATTAAACGTACCATATATTAAACCTTTACTACTTAAAGAATTGTCGAAAATTTGA